One Burkholderia thailandensis E264 genomic window carries:
- a CDS encoding transglutaminase family protein, whose amino-acid sequence MGMTTRSPANPRAGERTRKAAVRAEPARGALLRVTHDTRYRYAARVESAQHQARLRPLGTPRQRVLEFSLEIDPRAEGLVVDTDSFGNERTSFALNQPHEELFVRSRSVVRITPPALSAGKRGEPPPAIAAPRDGSASAWEAVRECLTFRAGRPFDPASEFTFASPHAACHPDLAAYAAPSFTPGRPLVQGAWELMRRIHADFAYAPNSTDVGTTALDALALRKGVCQDFAHVMIGALRSLGLAARYVSGYLLTQPPPGQPRLIGADASHAWVEVYDPAWPEDGGWLQLDPTNDRAPGDDYVMLSIGRDYADVTPLRGVIRGGGADQVLTVGVTVEPLDPASRSE is encoded by the coding sequence ATGGGGATGACGACGCGCTCGCCGGCGAACCCGAGGGCGGGCGAACGCACGCGCAAGGCGGCCGTGCGCGCGGAGCCGGCGCGCGGTGCGCTGCTGCGCGTCACGCACGACACGCGCTATCGCTACGCGGCGCGCGTCGAGTCCGCGCAGCATCAGGCGCGCTTGCGGCCGCTCGGGACGCCGCGGCAGCGCGTGCTCGAGTTCTCGCTCGAAATCGATCCGCGCGCCGAAGGGCTGGTTGTCGATACCGATTCGTTCGGCAACGAGCGCACGTCGTTCGCGCTCAACCAGCCGCACGAAGAACTGTTCGTGCGCAGCCGCAGCGTCGTGCGCATCACGCCGCCTGCGCTGTCGGCGGGCAAGCGCGGCGAGCCGCCGCCCGCGATCGCCGCGCCGCGCGACGGGAGCGCGAGCGCGTGGGAAGCCGTGCGCGAGTGCCTGACGTTTCGCGCGGGACGGCCGTTCGATCCGGCGAGCGAATTCACGTTCGCGTCGCCGCACGCCGCGTGCCATCCGGATCTCGCCGCCTATGCGGCGCCGAGCTTCACGCCGGGCCGGCCGCTCGTGCAGGGCGCGTGGGAGCTGATGCGCCGCATTCACGCGGATTTCGCGTATGCGCCGAACAGCACCGACGTCGGCACGACCGCGCTCGACGCGCTCGCGCTGCGCAAGGGCGTGTGCCAGGACTTCGCTCACGTGATGATCGGCGCGCTGCGCTCGCTCGGGCTCGCCGCGCGCTACGTGAGCGGCTATCTGCTGACGCAGCCGCCGCCGGGACAGCCGCGCCTGATCGGCGCGGACGCGTCGCATGCGTGGGTCGAGGTCTACGATCCGGCCTGGCCCGAGGACGGCGGCTGGCTGCAGCTCGATCCGACCAACGATCGCGCGCCCGGCGACGATTACGTGATGCTGTCGATCGGCCGCGATTACGCGGACGTGACGCCGTTGCGCGGCGTCATTCGCGGCGGCGGCGCCGATCAGGTGCTGACGGTCGGCGTGACGGTGGAGCCGCTCGATCCGGCGTCGCGATCCGAGTGA
- a CDS encoding DJ-1/PfpI family protein, whose product MTARRPSSSPHAASRNAPFPIAATTTFADCPDDLDAFVVGAVPADVIADDDVIAFVRRQAGRARYVIGICGGVLLLGAAGLLNGRRATTNFHVLDALADLGARPVGGGEVVIDGNLYTAGPATGGFEAALLVLPELRGVEQAKHVELTIEYHPRAPFGVGTPALAGPALTNEVLTAHAWFFEPCKDAARAAYERGR is encoded by the coding sequence GTGACCGCGCGGCGGCCGTCGAGCAGCCCGCATGCGGCGAGCAGGAACGCGCCGTTTCCGATCGCCGCCACGACGACCTTCGCCGACTGTCCGGACGATCTCGACGCATTCGTCGTCGGCGCGGTGCCGGCCGACGTGATCGCCGACGACGATGTGATCGCGTTCGTGCGGCGGCAAGCGGGCCGCGCGCGCTACGTGATCGGCATTTGCGGCGGCGTGCTGCTGCTCGGCGCGGCGGGCCTGCTGAACGGCCGCCGCGCGACGACCAATTTCCACGTGCTCGACGCGCTTGCCGATCTCGGCGCGCGGCCCGTCGGCGGCGGCGAAGTGGTGATCGACGGCAATCTGTATACGGCGGGCCCCGCGACGGGCGGCTTCGAGGCGGCGCTGCTCGTGCTGCCCGAGCTGCGCGGCGTCGAGCAGGCGAAGCACGTCGAGCTGACGATCGAATATCACCCGCGCGCGCCGTTCGGCGTCGGCACGCCGGCGCTCGCCGGCCCGGCGCTGACGAACGAGGTGCTGACCGCGCATGCGTGGTTCTTCGAGCCGTGCAAGGACGCGGCGAGGGCGGCGTACGAGCGCGGGCGTTGA
- a CDS encoding multidrug effflux MFS transporter — protein sequence MNTTVGDTLPELGWLCLLMLVVCLPRATIDAYLPSLPAMADALHGTDAQIQLTLTMYMAGYALSMLISGPLSDRYGRRPVLLAGMLVYFGATVACAMATSIPAIVAARVCQALGGCCGTVIGRVVVRERFDMAMQATMLSRISAGMALSPIVAPLAGQVVAQWLGWRGVFGALAFGGAAAALMVHRYLPETRVRATESERDAGLLKRYASLLRDRRFVRYSLAIGFVYCTYFPFIAESSTLFQRTLRVSATVYAAIFGITVLGYLIGSNVFRRAGSRFGVDAIIASAAVVNLFGAAALWIWTFAAPPSVWSIALPMFFVMVSVGVSIPACQFAVLQPFAKIAGTASGLFFFIQMAMTAACGGILSGLSDGSSRPMAVVTAASSAAFAAVVVCCRSREGGPSLKRRLSRGRS from the coding sequence ATGAACACGACCGTTGGAGACACGTTGCCCGAGTTGGGATGGCTATGCCTGCTGATGCTCGTCGTCTGCCTGCCGCGCGCGACGATCGACGCATATCTGCCGTCGCTGCCCGCGATGGCGGACGCGCTGCACGGCACCGACGCGCAGATTCAGCTGACGCTGACGATGTACATGGCCGGCTACGCGCTGTCGATGCTGATATCCGGTCCGCTGTCCGACCGTTACGGGCGCAGGCCGGTGCTGCTCGCCGGCATGCTCGTCTATTTCGGTGCGACCGTCGCGTGCGCGATGGCGACGAGCATTCCGGCCATCGTCGCCGCGCGGGTCTGCCAGGCGCTGGGCGGCTGCTGCGGCACGGTGATCGGCCGCGTCGTTGTCCGGGAGCGCTTCGATATGGCGATGCAAGCGACGATGCTCAGCCGGATATCGGCGGGCATGGCGTTGTCGCCCATCGTCGCGCCGCTCGCCGGCCAAGTCGTCGCGCAGTGGCTCGGCTGGCGCGGCGTTTTCGGAGCGCTCGCGTTCGGCGGGGCGGCGGCCGCGCTGATGGTGCATCGTTACCTGCCGGAAACGCGCGTGCGCGCGACGGAAAGCGAGCGCGACGCGGGTCTGCTGAAGCGCTACGCGTCGCTGCTTCGCGATCGCCGGTTCGTTCGCTACTCACTCGCGATCGGCTTCGTCTATTGCACGTATTTTCCGTTCATCGCCGAATCGTCGACGCTGTTTCAACGGACACTTCGCGTATCCGCCACCGTCTATGCGGCGATATTCGGAATCACGGTGCTCGGCTATCTGATCGGTTCGAACGTGTTTCGCCGGGCCGGCAGCCGATTCGGAGTCGACGCGATCATCGCGTCGGCCGCCGTCGTCAATCTGTTCGGCGCGGCCGCGCTGTGGATCTGGACGTTCGCCGCACCGCCATCCGTCTGGTCGATCGCTTTGCCGATGTTCTTCGTCATGGTGTCCGTCGGCGTCTCGATTCCGGCGTGTCAGTTTGCGGTGCTGCAGCCGTTCGCGAAGATCGCGGGCACCGCATCCGGGTTGTTCTTCTTCATTCAGATGGCGATGACGGCCGCGTGCGGCGGGATACTGAGCGGGCTGTCCGACGGCTCCTCGCGGCCGATGGCCGTCGTCACCGCGGCATCGAGCGCTGCGTTCGCGGCCGTCGTGGTGTGCTGCCGGTCGCGCGAGGGCGGGCCGTCGCTCAAGCGCAGGCTGTCGCGAGGCCGGAGCTGA
- a CDS encoding alpha/beta fold hydrolase: protein MSASPPVIFVHGFIGRVGTHGRAPQRIAPDLLGYGEHRAAPPESITLGAQVDHLRAFVDTHFGATPVDMVGHSVGGAIAMLFAHAHPARVRRIVNIEGNFTLADAFWSASVGRMSETDAQAMLDGFRADPLAWLGGAIDVPTPTMRETAIRWLDHQPASTLRAMGRSVVETTGDAGYLAALAQVFERHPVHLIAGERSRAGWNAPDWAFAQCASHRVVDGCGHLMMIERPDAFSTLIDRCLAP from the coding sequence ATGAGCGCCTCGCCGCCCGTCATCTTCGTCCACGGATTCATCGGCCGCGTCGGCACTCATGGCCGCGCGCCGCAGCGTATCGCGCCCGACCTGCTCGGTTACGGCGAGCATCGCGCCGCGCCGCCCGAATCGATCACGCTCGGCGCGCAAGTCGATCATCTGCGCGCATTCGTCGATACGCATTTCGGCGCGACGCCCGTCGACATGGTCGGGCACTCGGTCGGCGGCGCGATCGCCATGCTGTTCGCACATGCGCATCCGGCACGCGTTCGGCGCATCGTCAACATCGAAGGCAACTTCACGCTGGCCGACGCGTTTTGGTCGGCGTCGGTCGGCCGGATGAGCGAGACCGACGCGCAAGCGATGCTCGACGGCTTTCGCGCCGATCCGCTCGCATGGCTCGGCGGCGCGATCGATGTGCCCACGCCCACGATGCGGGAGACGGCGATCCGCTGGCTCGATCATCAGCCCGCGTCGACGCTTCGCGCGATGGGGCGATCGGTCGTTGAAACGACCGGCGATGCCGGCTATCTCGCCGCGCTCGCGCAGGTGTTCGAACGCCATCCGGTGCATTTGATCGCAGGCGAACGCTCGCGCGCCGGGTGGAACGCGCCGGATTGGGCATTCGCGCAATGCGCGAGCCATCGCGTCGTCGACGGTTGCGGCCATCTGATGATGATCGAGCGGCCCGACGCATTCTCGACATTGATCGATCGGTGTCTCGCGCCCTGA
- a CDS encoding PLP-dependent aminotransferase family protein codes for MARGKTAIPLDLPRPPGLSGRSAQSKQDCIGDALRDAILRKLLPGGSLLPSTRTLAARWGVARGTVEAAFDRLCAEGYIARMRGSGTRVSAVVPDDYLASAQRPAKPASRPRGEPAAHVARKRAAEPDGLVRAGVPFVARLADPALLPMRTWKRHVCKGLSDATPAALCTLSPQGAEPLRARIADYLGQYRGIACSAADIFITTGIRHSIDLIARTIVGDDSRIALEEPGYRAARRIFELAGAESIGVPVDPEGIDTNALSAHRRVAAAYVTPAHQAPLGVTMSVSRRLDLLDWAYARHAWVIEDDYDGEFGYQSAPLPALKSLDVRDRVIYCGSFNKTLFSGMRVGFMVAPAALRASISALSHVAGRSVGTVEQLALASFVGSGDFAKHLRTSRHAYLQRRDAVLEQLRRHADGRYAISGEHAGFHFVLWLGRGIDERAFVEEAAKAGLVLEPLRAFSTRTALPAGVVVGYSALSVAQARYAGKKLGQLLAGMRRGGAA; via the coding sequence ATGGCACGAGGGAAGACCGCGATCCCGCTCGACCTGCCGCGCCCGCCGGGCTTGTCCGGCCGCTCCGCGCAATCGAAGCAGGACTGCATCGGCGACGCGCTTCGCGACGCGATCTTGCGCAAGCTGCTGCCGGGCGGCAGCCTGCTGCCTTCCACCCGCACGCTCGCCGCGCGATGGGGCGTCGCGCGCGGCACGGTCGAGGCGGCATTCGACCGCCTCTGCGCGGAAGGCTACATCGCCCGCATGCGCGGCTCGGGCACGCGCGTGAGCGCCGTCGTCCCCGACGACTATCTGGCTTCGGCGCAACGCCCGGCGAAGCCCGCGTCCCGTCCGCGCGGCGAGCCGGCGGCCCACGTCGCGCGCAAGCGCGCGGCCGAGCCGGACGGTTTGGTCCGCGCCGGCGTGCCGTTCGTCGCGCGGCTGGCCGATCCCGCGCTGCTGCCGATGCGCACCTGGAAGCGGCACGTCTGCAAAGGTCTGTCCGACGCGACGCCGGCCGCGCTCTGCACCCTGTCGCCTCAGGGCGCCGAGCCGCTGCGCGCGCGGATCGCCGACTATCTCGGCCAATATCGCGGCATCGCGTGCAGTGCGGCCGACATCTTCATCACGACCGGCATCCGGCATTCGATCGATCTGATTGCCCGCACGATCGTCGGCGACGACAGCCGGATCGCGCTCGAGGAACCCGGCTATCGAGCCGCACGGCGGATTTTCGAGCTGGCCGGCGCCGAATCGATCGGCGTTCCGGTCGACCCGGAAGGCATCGACACGAACGCACTGAGCGCGCATCGCCGTGTCGCGGCCGCGTACGTGACGCCCGCGCATCAAGCCCCGCTCGGCGTGACGATGTCGGTCTCGCGGCGCCTCGATCTGCTCGATTGGGCGTATGCGCGGCACGCGTGGGTGATCGAGGACGACTACGACGGCGAATTCGGCTATCAGTCCGCACCGCTGCCGGCGCTGAAATCGCTCGACGTGCGCGATCGCGTGATCTACTGCGGCTCGTTCAACAAGACGCTTTTTTCGGGGATGCGCGTGGGCTTCATGGTCGCGCCGGCGGCGCTGCGCGCGTCGATATCGGCGCTCTCGCACGTTGCCGGGCGCTCGGTCGGCACGGTGGAGCAACTCGCGCTCGCAAGCTTCGTCGGCAGCGGCGATTTCGCGAAGCATCTGCGCACGAGCCGCCACGCGTACCTGCAGCGCCGCGATGCGGTGCTCGAGCAGCTCCGCCGGCACGCCGACGGCCGGTACGCGATTTCCGGCGAGCACGCCGGATTTCATTTCGTGCTGTGGCTCGGACGCGGGATCGACGAACGCGCGTTCGTCGAGGAGGCGGCGAAGGCCGGCCTCGTGCTCGAGCCGCTGCGCGCGTTCTCGACGCGCACGGCGCTGCCCGCCGGCGTCGTCGTCGGCTATTCGGCGTTGAGCGTCGCGCAAGCGCGTTATGCGGGGAAAAAGCTCGGGCAGTTGCTCGCCGGCATGCGGCGCGGCGGCGCCGCGTGA
- a CDS encoding FUSC family protein, with product MTSTLQSRLPGFARNALRPVLDPYRRYRHAKLIHAARVALSVLASIALTTGLRVPHGEWATITVLIVIGGLQHHGNIRKKAAERALGTLIGAIAGLSLILLQTTVHLSPLTFLVMSAACGVCAYHAIGKAGYIALLSAITMVIVAGHGDNEIADGLWRAVNVLVGIVIALAFSFALPLYATYSWRYRLADALRGCAAVHARIAGERYVSDSEHLKDMAKLNALLVQLRSLMPSVSKEISVSMPQLEAIQRGLRLCMSSLEILSSLQPRADDEAGRRFVQLRMKADNRRIQEMLVGAGRALKFGTLSRLGPLHGPALPAGEPAPPTHLSGYVSLTAKLSHEIEQLRQRLHDTAPQWNI from the coding sequence ATGACGTCGACCTTACAATCCCGCCTGCCCGGCTTTGCCCGCAACGCATTGCGTCCGGTGCTCGATCCCTATCGCCGCTATCGGCACGCGAAGCTGATCCATGCGGCGCGCGTCGCGCTGAGCGTGCTCGCGTCGATCGCGCTGACCACCGGCCTGCGCGTTCCGCACGGCGAATGGGCGACGATCACGGTGCTGATCGTGATCGGCGGGCTCCAGCATCACGGCAACATCCGCAAGAAGGCCGCCGAGCGCGCGCTCGGCACGCTGATCGGCGCGATCGCCGGCCTGTCGCTGATCCTGCTGCAAACCACCGTGCATCTGTCGCCGCTCACGTTTCTCGTGATGAGCGCCGCATGCGGCGTCTGCGCGTATCACGCGATCGGCAAGGCCGGCTACATCGCGCTCCTGTCCGCGATCACGATGGTGATCGTCGCGGGCCACGGCGACAACGAGATCGCCGACGGCCTCTGGCGCGCGGTCAACGTGCTGGTCGGCATCGTGATCGCGCTCGCGTTCTCGTTCGCGCTGCCTCTGTACGCGACCTACTCGTGGCGCTACAGGCTCGCCGACGCGCTGCGCGGCTGCGCGGCCGTCCACGCGCGAATCGCGGGCGAGCGCTACGTGAGCGACAGCGAGCACCTGAAGGACATGGCGAAGCTCAACGCGCTGCTCGTGCAGCTCCGTTCGCTGATGCCTTCGGTTTCGAAAGAGATCTCCGTGTCGATGCCGCAGCTCGAGGCGATCCAGCGCGGCCTGCGCCTGTGCATGAGCTCGCTCGAAATCCTGTCGAGCCTGCAGCCCCGCGCCGACGACGAAGCCGGCAGGCGCTTCGTCCAGCTCCGGATGAAGGCGGACAACCGGCGGATTCAGGAGATGCTCGTCGGCGCCGGGCGCGCGCTGAAGTTCGGCACGCTGAGCCGGCTCGGGCCGCTGCACGGGCCGGCGCTGCCAGCCGGCGAGCCGGCGCCGCCCACGCACTTGTCCGGCTATGTCTCGCTGACGGCGAAGCTCTCGCACGAAATCGAGCAGCTCAGGCAGCGGCTGCACGATACCGCGCCGCAATGGAATATCTGA